A stretch of the Clostridiales bacterium genome encodes the following:
- a CDS encoding metallophosphoesterase family protein: MRRKIVSLCLALVLVFPLIFSSKANAASIYDQTEIDANLNSSATPDHIVLSWTGDPTITQSITWRTIGTVETGEVQYREKGSSSFKEAVATKSPLTTIDADNPPKATVNIFRVTVTGLKPGTTYEYKVGSGQNFSEINTFKTEASNTNKFKFIVFGDSQSGNAAKPIYSPWHDTVQKAFAQNKDASFVISLGDLIEQGQSYQHWNNWFAAAKGVIDNIPEMPVQGNHETYVPNDGSTKPVYFINQFSVPSNGPYGFKGQTYSFNYGNTHFVVLDSQEDEEAPNDDSFLKAQAQWLDNDLAKNSQKWTIVSFHKTPYYIKKTRNNPAVKDIFTPIVEKHHVDIVLNGHDHGVARTYPINGGKYYTDYSKGTVYYVTGRSGNKSYTDLNKKVWDAAFIDAQDSPTYEVVDIDGGKLSIKSYKYNTSNYSTPTLIDTLTIDKDNPANSTALKINRSENTQLAIAGTLQEGYNVTVVNNKAYIDPALIAKYYGGTYDANSLKLTVNNKDYVYTKADLLNNDSSKVNLDAIYKSGIDASYNDAINTVLVDITGRVDATGFKGFTIGQVENNNPPSNNPPSNNQQNGNQQNNNQQDLPKTSSSSNAGLYVVLGILLLATGLCLNIKLKKRTN; encoded by the coding sequence ATGCGAAGGAAAATAGTATCTTTATGTTTAGCCTTGGTTTTGGTATTTCCTTTGATATTTTCAAGCAAAGCTAACGCGGCATCGATTTATGATCAGACGGAAATTGATGCAAACCTCAATTCATCTGCAACACCCGATCATATCGTGCTTTCATGGACAGGTGATCCAACCATAACCCAATCCATAACATGGAGAACCATAGGAACAGTTGAAACCGGCGAAGTACAGTATAGAGAGAAAGGAAGCTCAAGTTTCAAAGAAGCTGTGGCGACAAAAAGTCCATTGACAACAATTGACGCAGATAATCCACCTAAAGCAACTGTTAACATTTTCAGGGTGACAGTAACCGGACTCAAACCGGGAACAACATATGAATACAAAGTAGGCAGCGGACAAAATTTCAGTGAGATAAACACTTTTAAGACTGAAGCAAGCAATACAAATAAATTTAAATTTATAGTATTTGGGGATTCACAGAGCGGAAATGCAGCAAAGCCTATATATTCGCCGTGGCATGATACGGTACAAAAGGCGTTTGCCCAGAACAAGGACGCTAGCTTCGTAATAAGCCTTGGCGACCTGATAGAGCAAGGACAAAGTTATCAGCATTGGAACAATTGGTTTGCAGCTGCAAAGGGAGTAATAGATAATATACCGGAAATGCCTGTGCAGGGCAATCATGAAACATATGTACCTAATGACGGTTCTACAAAGCCTGTGTACTTTATAAACCAGTTCAGTGTTCCAAGCAATGGGCCTTATGGCTTCAAAGGGCAGACTTATTCATTTAATTATGGGAATACTCATTTTGTAGTGCTTGACAGCCAGGAAGATGAAGAAGCTCCAAATGACGATTCATTCCTTAAAGCACAGGCTCAGTGGCTGGATAATGATCTTGCAAAGAACAGCCAGAAATGGACGATAGTTTCATTCCATAAGACTCCATATTATATTAAGAAGACAAGAAACAACCCGGCGGTAAAGGATATATTCACGCCGATAGTTGAAAAACATCATGTAGATATTGTATTAAACGGGCATGATCATGGAGTTGCAAGGACTTATCCTATAAACGGAGGGAAATATTATACAGATTATTCCAAAGGTACAGTTTATTATGTTACTGGAAGAAGCGGAAACAAATCTTATACAGACCTTAATAAAAAGGTTTGGGATGCTGCATTCATAGATGCTCAGGATAGCCCAACATATGAAGTGGTCGATATTGACGGTGGTAAACTTTCAATAAAGTCTTACAAGTATAATACATCGAATTATTCAACACCTACATTAATAGATACCCTTACAATAGATAAAGACAACCCCGCAAACAGTACGGCTTTAAAAATAAATAGGAGCGAGAATACACAGCTTGCAATAGCAGGCACGTTGCAGGAAGGATATAATGTAACTGTTGTAAACAATAAAGCATATATTGATCCGGCATTGATAGCAAAGTATTATGGCGGGACATACGATGCAAATTCATTGAAATTGACTGTAAATAACAAAGACTATGTATATACAAAGGCAGATCTTTTAAATAATGACAGTTCAAAAGTAAATCTCGATGCGATTTATAAATCGGGCATAGACGCAAGTTATAATGATGCAATAAATACCGTCCTCGTCGACATCACGGGAAGAGTAGATGCTACAGGTTTTAAAGGATTCACAATCGGTCAGGTTGAAAATAACAACCCACCTAGCAACAATCCTCCGAGCAATAATCAGCAAAACGGCAATCAACAAAACAATAATCAGCAGGATCTGCCCAAAACAAGTAGCTCGTCAAATGCGGGTTTATATGTTGTATTAGGTATACTTCTTTTGGCAACAGGATTATGTTTAAACATTAAACTAAAAAAAAGAACCAATTAA
- a CDS encoding NADH peroxidase yields MKKFVCSVCGYVYYGEKPPEKCPQCGAPASKFVEKTDDEGSKWADEHKIGVAKGLDPEVVDGLKANFTGECSEVGMYLAMSRQADREGYPEVAETYKRVAYEEANHASRFAELLGDVVFPDTKKNLEIRVEAERGACKGKKDLATRAKQLGYDAVHDTVHEMCKDEARHGAAFEGLLKRYFGGK; encoded by the coding sequence ATGAAAAAGTTTGTATGTTCAGTATGCGGTTATGTATATTATGGAGAAAAGCCGCCTGAGAAGTGCCCGCAGTGTGGCGCACCCGCAAGCAAGTTTGTTGAAAAGACAGATGATGAAGGTTCAAAATGGGCTGATGAACATAAAATAGGCGTTGCAAAGGGATTGGATCCGGAAGTTGTTGATGGATTAAAGGCTAATTTCACAGGAGAATGCTCGGAAGTTGGAATGTACCTTGCAATGAGCAGGCAGGCTGACAGGGAAGGTTATCCCGAAGTCGCTGAAACATATAAGAGGGTTGCTTATGAGGAAGCAAATCATGCATCAAGATTTGCAGAACTTTTAGGAGATGTCGTATTTCCCGATACAAAGAAGAATCTCGAAATAAGGGTTGAGGCAGAGCGTGGCGCATGCAAGGGCAAAAAGGATCTTGCAACGAGGGCAAAACAGCTTGGATATGATGCTGTACACGATACCGTACACGAAATGTGCAAAGATGAAGCAAGGCATGGCGCAGCGTTTGAAGGATTGCTGAAAAGATATTTCGGCGGGAAATAA